One window from the genome of Pedobacter schmidteae encodes:
- a CDS encoding M48 family metallopeptidase, which translates to MLVAFLFTRDIKGLVKPKEDTTAAVPQPGQMPASETAAINLTEVSTTGKNLLNASLAAEINTLENSYKSASEPNKASAAKLLAQKWDDLEQAVPSALYLEIVANKEPTLNNWLLTGERFLKAFDNSRDSLLQPALLQKANAAYTNAVAADSTSADAKTGLGITIVNGMGMPMQGIAMLMDVVKKAPKNLKANMSLGTFAIKSGQFDKAITRFNHIIAIKPSPDAYFYLGTAYENLGKNEEAIDAYLKSKKLAANATLSKFIDDKVVELKNKK; encoded by the coding sequence GCTGCTGTTCCTCAGCCCGGGCAAATGCCAGCTTCAGAAACAGCAGCTATCAATTTAACTGAGGTTTCTACTACTGGTAAAAATTTATTGAACGCCAGTCTCGCAGCAGAGATCAACACATTAGAGAACTCCTATAAATCTGCATCCGAGCCCAATAAAGCTTCGGCAGCAAAGTTATTGGCCCAAAAATGGGATGATCTGGAACAAGCTGTTCCAAGTGCGCTTTATTTGGAGATTGTAGCTAATAAAGAGCCAACCTTAAACAACTGGTTATTAACCGGCGAAAGGTTCTTAAAAGCTTTTGACAACTCGCGGGACAGTTTGCTACAACCGGCCTTGTTACAAAAAGCCAATGCGGCCTATACCAATGCGGTAGCAGCAGATTCGACCAGTGCAGATGCCAAAACAGGTTTGGGAATTACCATAGTAAATGGAATGGGTATGCCAATGCAGGGTATTGCCATGCTGATGGACGTAGTGAAAAAGGCCCCAAAAAATTTAAAGGCCAATATGAGCCTGGGTACCTTTGCCATAAAATCAGGTCAGTTTGACAAAGCCATCACCAGGTTTAACCACATCATTGCTATAAAACCGTCACCGGATGCTTATTTTTACTTAGGTACTGCATACGAGAACCTGGGTAAGAATGAGGAAGCTATTGATGCTTATTTAAAAAGCAAAAAGTTAGCTGCCAATGCTACTTTATCAAAATTTATTGATGATAAAGTGGTTGAACTAAAAAACAAGAAATAA
- a CDS encoding Rne/Rng family ribonuclease has product MVKELIIDSSPSGVTIALVEDKQLVELHKEQINNNYAVGDIYLGRIKKIMPGLNAAFVDVGYEKDAFLHYFDLGPQVQSLIKLTKIKRNGSVNGTLLDNFKLEADINKAGKISEVVNKNLVLPVQIAKEPISTKGPRLSSDLSIAGRYIVLVPFSNVISISKKIKSNTERNRLKKIIESIKPKNFGVIIRTVSEGKGVAELQKDLLDSVTKWENFIKKLPDAEPSKRVWGEMDRTSTLIRDILSTDFTNVYVNDNSLFEDIRSYVHEISPEMEKIVKLYKHKEPIFEHFGIEKQIKNAFGKTVNLAGGAYLVVEHTEALHVIDVNSGNRTASKENQEENALQVNKEAAKEIARQLRLRDMGGIVVIDFIDMHKPANRKILFDHLRDLMMLDRAKHTILPPSKFGLVQITRQRVRPEMNIVTSEKCPTCDGTGEIKASIVLMDDIENNLTYILQEQNEKNITLCVHPYIEAFIKKGFISLQWKWFFKFGQRIKIKAVPSYHLTEFHFISSKDEEIKL; this is encoded by the coding sequence TTGGTAAAGGAACTAATTATAGATTCATCTCCTTCGGGAGTAACCATAGCTTTAGTTGAAGACAAACAACTTGTAGAACTTCATAAGGAGCAGATCAATAACAATTACGCTGTTGGAGACATCTATTTAGGCCGTATAAAGAAAATTATGCCCGGCCTAAATGCTGCGTTTGTTGATGTCGGCTATGAAAAAGATGCTTTTTTGCATTATTTCGATCTTGGTCCTCAAGTTCAATCTTTAATAAAGCTTACTAAAATCAAGCGTAATGGCTCTGTTAATGGTACACTATTAGATAATTTCAAACTAGAAGCAGACATTAACAAAGCAGGAAAAATATCAGAGGTTGTAAATAAAAACCTCGTATTACCTGTCCAGATCGCAAAAGAACCAATCTCAACAAAAGGACCCCGGTTAAGTTCTGATCTTTCTATTGCAGGAAGATATATTGTATTGGTTCCCTTCTCTAATGTCATCTCGATTTCCAAAAAAATTAAGAGCAATACAGAACGTAATCGTCTAAAAAAGATTATTGAAAGTATTAAGCCTAAGAATTTTGGAGTGATCATCCGAACGGTTTCGGAAGGAAAGGGTGTTGCCGAACTTCAAAAAGACTTACTGGATTCTGTAACGAAATGGGAAAACTTTATTAAAAAGTTACCTGATGCAGAACCCTCTAAGCGTGTTTGGGGTGAAATGGATCGTACTTCCACATTGATCCGTGATATTTTAAGTACAGACTTTACAAATGTTTATGTAAACGACAATAGTCTTTTCGAAGATATCCGCTCATATGTACATGAGATCTCTCCGGAAATGGAAAAGATTGTAAAACTTTACAAACATAAGGAGCCTATATTTGAGCATTTCGGCATCGAAAAGCAAATTAAAAATGCTTTCGGGAAAACGGTAAACCTGGCAGGTGGTGCCTACCTGGTGGTAGAACATACGGAAGCCCTGCACGTAATTGACGTAAACAGCGGAAACAGAACAGCAAGTAAGGAAAATCAGGAAGAAAATGCCCTCCAGGTAAACAAAGAGGCGGCAAAAGAAATTGCCCGTCAATTGCGTTTACGCGATATGGGAGGTATTGTTGTAATTGATTTTATTGATATGCACAAACCTGCAAACAGGAAAATATTATTTGATCACCTAAGGGATCTGATGATGTTGGACCGTGCAAAGCATACCATACTGCCGCCAAGTAAATTTGGCCTTGTTCAAATCACCCGCCAACGTGTACGGCCAGAGATGAACATTGTAACCAGCGAAAAATGCCCGACTTGTGATGGTACGGGGGAGATTAAGGCCAGCATTGTTTTAATGGATGACATTGAAAATAATCTGACCTATATTTTGCAGGAGCAAAACGAAAAAAATATTACGCTTTGTGTACACCCGTACATCGAGGCATTTATTAAAAAAGGATTTATTTCCTTACAATGGAAGTGGTTTTTTAAATTTGGACAGCGCATAAAAATCAAAGCAGTTCCATCTTACCACCTTACAGAATTCCATTTTATTTCTTCAAAAGACGAAGAGATCAAGTTATAA
- the radA gene encoding DNA repair protein RadA, which produces MAKTKSAYFCQSCGYESAKWLGRCPSCNEWNTFVEEVMEKSSAKVPSWKSSTDQQRVSKPNKVEHIQSISEERALTGDKELDRVLGGGLVAGSVTLIGGEPGIGKSTLMLQLALNIAGKKILYISGEESEQQIKMRAERITDKPSADCYILTETSTQNIFKQIELLKPDLVIVDSIQTLHSAHIESTPGSVSQVRECTAELLRFAKETDTPVFLIGHITKDGTIAGPKILEHMVDTVLQFEGDRHHVYRILRSIKNRFGAAAELGIYAMHSAGLRQVSNPSEILLSQRDEELSGIAISATLEGARPMLIETQALVSAAAYGTPQRSSNGFDTKRMNMLLAVLEKRCGFRLSTRDVFLNIAGGIKVEDPAIDLAILVAIISSHEEIFISSKICFAAEVGLSGEIRAVNRIEQRISEAEKLGFEKIFISNYNMKGLIVERYKIELIAVSKIEDVFSILFG; this is translated from the coding sequence TTGGCTAAAACGAAATCAGCATATTTTTGCCAAAGTTGCGGATATGAATCCGCCAAGTGGCTTGGAAGATGTCCTTCCTGTAATGAATGGAATACCTTTGTAGAGGAGGTGATGGAGAAGTCATCGGCCAAAGTTCCATCCTGGAAATCCAGTACCGATCAGCAACGCGTAAGCAAACCCAACAAAGTAGAGCATATCCAATCTATCAGTGAAGAGCGCGCGCTAACCGGCGACAAAGAGTTGGACAGAGTCTTGGGAGGTGGCTTGGTTGCTGGCTCGGTAACCTTAATTGGCGGGGAACCGGGGATTGGAAAATCGACCCTTATGTTGCAGCTGGCGCTGAATATTGCCGGAAAAAAAATACTGTATATATCCGGAGAAGAAAGTGAGCAGCAGATTAAAATGAGGGCCGAGCGAATAACAGATAAGCCCAGTGCCGATTGTTATATTTTAACAGAAACCTCCACTCAAAATATATTTAAACAGATCGAGTTGCTGAAACCAGACCTGGTTATTGTCGACTCTATTCAAACCCTGCATTCGGCCCACATAGAATCTACTCCAGGAAGTGTATCTCAGGTTAGGGAATGCACAGCGGAATTATTGCGCTTTGCCAAGGAAACAGATACACCGGTGTTCCTGATTGGCCATATCACCAAAGACGGCACCATTGCCGGCCCCAAAATTCTGGAGCATATGGTTGATACCGTTTTACAATTTGAGGGCGATAGACACCATGTTTACCGTATACTACGGTCTATCAAAAACAGGTTTGGTGCAGCTGCAGAATTGGGAATTTATGCCATGCATAGTGCTGGATTAAGGCAAGTCTCAAATCCATCAGAAATCCTATTGTCACAACGGGATGAAGAACTTAGCGGAATTGCCATATCAGCCACATTAGAGGGTGCCAGGCCTATGCTTATAGAGACACAGGCATTGGTTAGCGCTGCTGCATACGGAACCCCACAGCGCTCTTCAAATGGCTTCGATACCAAAAGAATGAATATGCTGTTGGCCGTACTGGAAAAAAGATGCGGCTTTCGGTTAAGTACGCGCGACGTATTCCTCAATATCGCCGGGGGGATTAAAGTAGAAGATCCCGCCATTGATCTGGCCATTTTGGTAGCTATCATTTCTTCACATGAAGAGATCTTTATTTCTTCAAAAATCTGTTTTGCAGCTGAAGTTGGACTATCGGGTGAAATAAGAGCTGTAAACAGAATTGAACAGAGAATTTCGGAGGCCGAAAAGCTAGGTTTCGAAAAAATTTTTATTTCTAATTACAACATGAAGGGATTAATAGTAGAGCGGTATAAAATTGAGTTAATTGCAGTAAGTAAAATAGAGGATGTTTTTTCCATTCTTTTTGGCTAA
- a CDS encoding LemA family protein encodes MIIGLIILAAVFLIGIVLYNSLISKKNQVTNAFSAIDVMVKKRFDLLPNLIETVKQYMNYEESVLGKIVELRSRASNTNISNAEKLEIDSQLSSSMKGLMVNVENYPDLKANQNFLNLQSTWTESEEQIAAARRTYNASVTAYNNGIMMFPGSILAGMLNYQPIDVLVSTTEERRNISAKDLFNS; translated from the coding sequence ATGATCATCGGATTAATAATTCTCGCAGCTGTATTCCTGATAGGAATTGTCCTGTACAATTCTCTTATAAGTAAGAAAAACCAGGTTACCAATGCCTTTTCTGCTATTGATGTAATGGTTAAAAAACGGTTTGATCTTTTGCCTAACCTCATTGAAACCGTTAAACAATACATGAACTATGAAGAAAGTGTGCTCGGCAAAATTGTTGAATTGCGTAGCAGGGCTTCAAATACCAATATCAGTAATGCCGAAAAACTGGAAATTGATAGTCAGCTGAGTTCAAGCATGAAGGGTTTGATGGTTAATGTTGAAAATTATCCTGACTTAAAAGCCAATCAGAATTTCCTTAACCTTCAAAGTACCTGGACAGAAAGTGAAGAGCAGATTGCCGCAGCAAGACGGACGTACAATGCTTCTGTTACCGCTTATAATAATGGCATCATGATGTTTCCGGGCAGCATACTTGCCGGCATGTTAAATTATCAGCCTATCGATGTATTGGTTAGCACAACTGAAGAACGCAGAAATATCAGCGCCAAAGACCTCTTTAACAGCTAA
- a CDS encoding DUF3137 domain-containing protein has translation MEFNTDNSQSLQGVLAELENQRKTVAVLKIKSYLFIGIGILLIVAGGISGIVVPGLIGGAGLLITGFVFFSKTGTRYSDYRHSFKQNVISLVLKSIDSSLEIDYTNGLPEETFIYSQLFSKDPDRYRSEDQVSGTAGKTRFSFSELHAEYKTVTQTKNGRQEHWHTILKGIVFTADFNKDFKGVTVVRPKDMGAALGAWISKAMPIFSSSAKQLVQLENPDFDAGFVTYSTDQVEARYILTPALMERLCALNNRCNNTISVSFINSNVFIAFPLNRDYFEPPIHKSLLNPDFLNDDIGVIRFMYDITKELDLNTRIWTKS, from the coding sequence ATGGAGTTCAATACTGACAACTCGCAGTCCCTGCAAGGTGTTTTAGCCGAATTAGAAAATCAAAGGAAAACCGTAGCTGTATTAAAAATAAAAAGCTATTTGTTTATTGGCATCGGAATTCTGCTGATTGTAGCCGGGGGAATCTCAGGTATTGTGGTTCCCGGCTTGATTGGAGGCGCCGGTTTATTGATTACGGGTTTTGTATTTTTTAGTAAAACAGGTACTCGGTATAGCGACTACAGGCATAGCTTCAAACAAAATGTAATCTCTTTAGTCTTAAAATCAATAGATAGCAGTCTGGAAATAGACTATACGAACGGCTTACCGGAAGAAACATTTATTTACTCGCAGCTTTTCAGTAAAGACCCCGACCGCTACAGAAGTGAAGATCAGGTATCTGGCACTGCTGGCAAAACACGATTTTCTTTTTCAGAACTACATGCCGAGTATAAAACAGTAACCCAAACCAAAAACGGCAGACAGGAACATTGGCACACCATTTTAAAAGGCATCGTATTTACGGCCGACTTCAACAAAGATTTTAAAGGCGTTACCGTAGTCAGGCCAAAAGATATGGGGGCTGCGCTAGGCGCATGGATATCTAAGGCCATGCCTATATTTTCAAGTTCGGCCAAACAACTCGTACAGCTCGAAAATCCTGATTTTGATGCCGGATTTGTCACCTACTCGACCGACCAGGTAGAAGCCCGATACATTTTAACACCAGCCCTGATGGAACGTCTGTGCGCACTAAACAACCGTTGCAACAATACCATTTCCGTTTCATTTATCAATTCCAACGTATTTATTGCCTTTCCACTAAACAGGGATTACTTTGAGCCACCGATACACAAAAGTCTCCTGAACCCGGATTTTTTAAACGACGACATAGGAGTAATCCGGTTTATGTACGATATTACTAAGGAGCTTGATTTGAATACAAGGATCTGGACTAAAAGTTGA
- a CDS encoding RNA polymerase sigma factor codes for MTTDENLWLMIKEDDEKSFAILFSRYSSIIFNNVYAYLKDKETCEQIVHDVFLSLWKNRKTLMIRSFRAYTVSASRYIVYKHIAANKKLNLSYEEDLSVYSAASVENSGYYNLAYTNLEEELYRHLDKLPKRCREIFLMSRKSLLNNDEIALKLGISKRAVENQITYALKHLRGSLKDSAVLLILMGLQVISP; via the coding sequence ATGACCACAGATGAAAACTTATGGCTAATGATTAAAGAAGATGATGAAAAGTCTTTTGCCATCCTTTTTTCACGTTATTCATCCATCATATTTAACAATGTTTACGCTTACCTGAAGGACAAGGAAACTTGCGAACAAATTGTTCACGATGTCTTTTTATCCCTTTGGAAAAATCGGAAAACATTGATGATAAGGTCGTTTAGAGCTTATACAGTTTCCGCGAGCAGATATATAGTTTATAAGCACATCGCAGCAAACAAAAAGTTAAATCTCAGCTATGAAGAAGATTTATCTGTCTATTCTGCGGCCTCAGTCGAAAATTCAGGTTATTATAATCTGGCCTACACAAATCTGGAAGAGGAATTGTACCGGCATTTGGATAAACTCCCGAAAAGATGCAGGGAGATTTTTTTAATGAGCCGGAAGAGCTTATTAAACAATGATGAAATTGCGCTTAAATTGGGAATCTCTAAGCGTGCTGTAGAAAATCAAATCACCTATGCTTTAAAGCATCTTCGCGGCTCCTTAAAGGACAGCGCTGTTCTGCTGATTTTAATGGGATTACAGGTTATATCTCCATAA
- a CDS encoding FecR family protein, whose protein sequence is MTKEEYILLYEKYQSGICSAEEQELLETYQDDYSLNFHFSESHDSKENQERNARIYRRLQKSIQNEQPVKLNWYKTPFAAAAALVGILSIGAYLFWSTPKISKSEKTLVSNSKIVPGNKKAILTLGNGAQLILDDAHNGFLTHQGKAVISKEANGRLAYNAAGVSQNQSVEQNLITIPRGSEYQLILPDGTRVWLNSASSLSFPVAFNGNARKVTLSGEAYFEVAKNKTKPFSISVKGTEIKVLGTHFNVDAYKDVKTTLVEGSVQLRNKAQAVILTPGESGVAQTDGKFRIEQADIEAVTAWKNGYFVFHNQDLKSIMNQVERWYDVDIEYEGNVENKKFYGKISRSDDLSELLKNMELTGIVHFKIQTDQKTQRKKITITE, encoded by the coding sequence ATGACTAAAGAAGAATACATTTTGCTCTATGAAAAATACCAATCAGGTATTTGCTCAGCCGAAGAGCAGGAGCTCTTGGAAACTTATCAGGATGATTATTCTTTAAACTTTCATTTTTCAGAATCTCATGACAGCAAAGAAAATCAAGAAAGAAATGCACGCATTTATCGGCGGCTTCAGAAAAGCATTCAGAATGAGCAGCCGGTTAAACTAAATTGGTACAAAACACCTTTCGCCGCCGCTGCAGCACTCGTTGGCATTTTATCTATAGGTGCCTATTTATTCTGGTCAACTCCTAAAATAAGCAAGTCAGAAAAAACACTGGTTTCAAATTCAAAAATAGTTCCGGGTAACAAAAAAGCCATACTTACGCTTGGCAATGGAGCTCAACTCATCCTTGACGACGCCCATAATGGCTTCCTCACCCATCAGGGGAAAGCTGTCATCTCGAAGGAAGCAAACGGTAGGCTGGCCTACAACGCAGCCGGGGTATCTCAAAATCAATCGGTTGAGCAAAACCTCATCACCATACCGAGGGGAAGCGAATATCAGCTTATACTACCTGACGGCACCAGGGTGTGGCTAAACTCAGCATCGTCACTAAGCTTTCCGGTAGCATTTAACGGAAATGCACGCAAGGTAACCTTATCAGGCGAGGCATATTTTGAAGTTGCTAAAAATAAAACCAAACCCTTTAGCATCTCTGTAAAAGGAACAGAAATAAAAGTATTGGGCACACACTTCAATGTAGATGCCTATAAGGATGTGAAAACAACATTAGTGGAGGGATCAGTTCAGTTGAGAAATAAAGCTCAGGCCGTAATTCTGACCCCCGGTGAATCGGGAGTAGCACAAACTGACGGGAAGTTTCGAATAGAACAGGCCGATATAGAAGCTGTTACCGCCTGGAAAAATGGATATTTTGTTTTCCATAATCAAGATCTCAAAAGTATTATGAATCAGGTGGAAAGATGGTATGACGTAGATATTGAATATGAAGGGAATGTAGAAAACAAGAAGTTTTACGGAAAGATCTCCCGTTCCGACGATTTATCGGAATTGTTAAAAAACATGGAATTAACAGGAATTGTTCATTTTAAAATTCAAACAGACCAGAAGACACAGAGAAAAAAAATCACTATAACCGAATAA
- a CDS encoding DUF5017 domain-containing protein produces MRKTLTLLLSGIILSATSCNKEIEFTPLAMPTPIEDARGNFEPFDVKISKDTYLAGEQVRFYFTGETESIDFYSGEIYRQYEHKDSRIVDVFKPFLSFSTLVNPFPLANNFYCMVSNNFTPGASPTYADIANATWHPVNFSSPTAANAWKASGSFDLSPYVVEGKPLYFAFKYVNSFSNATPPAHLPYYWYVKDISLKNKLPTDQMVEIGNQTTSGFIEIQGNLTTKGTYFWGADRFYLLGNKNAPAGTEHWVVSKAFNASPFDIGGDDPLPIKSPGAPKLISYSQVYTKPGTYKAYFVVKQKNPDGTLLTTTKSVDVPVTK; encoded by the coding sequence ATGAGAAAAACCTTGACGTTACTTTTATCAGGCATAATTTTATCCGCCACCTCTTGCAACAAGGAAATTGAATTTACCCCCCTGGCCATGCCTACCCCCATAGAAGATGCTAGAGGGAATTTTGAGCCTTTTGATGTAAAAATTAGTAAAGATACTTACCTGGCAGGCGAACAGGTACGATTCTATTTTACCGGAGAAACAGAGTCTATTGACTTTTATTCTGGCGAAATTTACCGGCAATATGAGCATAAGGACAGTAGAATTGTGGATGTTTTTAAACCTTTTTTGTCATTCAGTACGCTGGTAAATCCTTTCCCTCTGGCCAACAACTTTTATTGCATGGTGTCTAATAACTTCACACCAGGTGCAAGCCCCACTTATGCAGATATCGCTAATGCAACCTGGCATCCTGTCAACTTCAGTTCCCCTACAGCAGCCAATGCCTGGAAAGCGTCAGGGTCTTTTGACTTGTCGCCCTACGTAGTTGAAGGAAAGCCATTATATTTTGCATTTAAATATGTAAACAGCTTCAGCAATGCAACCCCACCGGCTCATTTACCCTATTACTGGTATGTAAAAGACATCAGTCTGAAAAACAAGCTACCGACTGATCAAATGGTTGAAATAGGAAACCAGACCACTTCCGGGTTCATTGAAATCCAGGGCAATCTGACTACAAAAGGCACTTATTTCTGGGGTGCCGATCGTTTTTATTTGCTTGGGAACAAAAATGCTCCTGCAGGTACCGAGCATTGGGTAGTCAGTAAAGCATTTAATGCATCTCCGTTTGACATAGGTGGTGATGATCCCCTGCCTATTAAATCTCCAGGTGCTCCAAAACTGATTTCCTATAGCCAGGTATATACAAAACCTGGCACTTACAAAGCCTATTTTGTTGTAAAGCAGAAGAATCCAGACGGGACATTGTTAACTACGACCAAGTCCGTTGACGTACCCGTAACTAAATAA